From one Cupriavidus sp. P-10 genomic stretch:
- a CDS encoding MFS transporter codes for MSITKQGVPLFAGTADDAEASVFRKVSWRLLPFLGVLWVLAWLDRVNIGFAKLQMLDSLRFSEAVYGLGAGIFFLGYFFFEVPSNMLLQKIGAKKTIMRITICWGVICMLQTYVTTPTQFYILRFLLGAFEAGFYPGVILYLTYWYPSERRARAFGTFMSASAIAGVLGGPLAGWIMTSMGGVHGMHGWQWLFILEGIPSVLAGIFAWFYMTDKPEQANWLTDNEKRVVLDALKRDNATMGERGHDWRTLFTNRKVWLLIAIFFCLLCANSTLTFWIPTIIKEVGFTTPMAVGWIAAVAYLCGAVGMIVNGAHSDRRNEVRWHFSGAALVGGAAMAALAVLLGVQALSPVITLLAMTAALVGTMSAIPVFWQLPNRYLAGSAAAVGVALINSVSNLAGFGAPYVMGLIKTATGTVSSGLYLVAAIEILAAVLVLFGIRRLHHKREA; via the coding sequence ATGTCCATCACAAAACAGGGCGTTCCGCTGTTCGCCGGCACGGCGGACGATGCGGAAGCCAGCGTCTTTCGCAAAGTGTCGTGGCGCCTGCTGCCATTCCTTGGCGTGCTGTGGGTGCTCGCGTGGCTGGACCGCGTCAACATCGGCTTCGCCAAGCTGCAGATGCTGGATTCGCTGCGCTTCAGCGAGGCGGTCTACGGCCTGGGTGCCGGCATCTTCTTCCTCGGCTACTTCTTCTTCGAAGTGCCGTCGAACATGCTGCTGCAGAAGATCGGTGCCAAGAAGACGATCATGCGCATCACCATCTGCTGGGGCGTGATCTGCATGCTGCAGACCTATGTCACCACGCCGACGCAGTTCTATATCCTGCGCTTCCTGCTGGGCGCATTCGAGGCGGGCTTCTATCCCGGCGTGATTCTTTACCTGACCTACTGGTATCCGTCCGAGCGGCGTGCCCGCGCCTTCGGCACCTTCATGTCGGCGTCGGCCATCGCAGGTGTGCTTGGCGGCCCGCTGGCCGGCTGGATCATGACCTCGATGGGCGGCGTGCACGGCATGCACGGCTGGCAATGGCTGTTCATCCTGGAAGGCATTCCTTCCGTGCTGGCCGGCATCTTCGCGTGGTTCTACATGACCGACAAGCCGGAGCAGGCCAACTGGCTGACCGACAACGAGAAGCGCGTGGTGCTCGATGCCCTGAAGCGCGACAACGCCACCATGGGCGAGCGTGGGCACGACTGGCGTACGCTGTTCACCAACCGCAAGGTGTGGCTGCTGATCGCCATCTTCTTCTGCCTGCTGTGCGCCAACTCCACGCTGACCTTCTGGATCCCGACCATCATCAAGGAAGTCGGCTTCACCACGCCGATGGCGGTGGGCTGGATCGCGGCGGTGGCCTACCTCTGCGGCGCTGTCGGCATGATCGTCAACGGTGCCCACTCTGACCGCCGCAACGAGGTGCGCTGGCACTTCAGCGGCGCCGCGCTGGTCGGCGGTGCAGCAATGGCCGCGCTGGCCGTGCTGCTGGGCGTGCAGGCGCTGTCGCCGGTGATCACCTTGCTGGCCATGACCGCCGCGCTGGTCGGCACCATGAGCGCGATCCCCGTGTTCTGGCAACTGCCCAACCGCTACCTGGCGGGCAGCGCCGCCGCGGTGGGCGTGGCCCTGATCAATTCCGTCTCCAACCTGGCCGGCTTTGGCGCGCCCTATGTGATGGGCCTGATCAAGACCGCGACCGGCACGGTCAGCAGCGGCCTGTACCTGGTGGCCGCCATCGAAATCCTGGCTGCGGTGCTGGTCCTGTTCGGCATCCGCCGCCTCCATCACAAGCGCGAGGCCTGA
- a CDS encoding hydroxyisourate hydrolase yields MHDDHDPGFNAARRRFGLQSITLGGSALLAGNALAASPAPAAAPNQTSGPVQQGGLSPRLTMHALDTWHGTPASGMRVDMYRVDEGPPRLLQTVTLAANGRSEPPLLIGDTYRTGTYELVLHVDEYFAARKANLPQPLFLSKIPLRLRVTDASQRIHLPVLFGPWSYNYYRGS; encoded by the coding sequence ATGCACGACGACCACGATCCCGGCTTCAACGCCGCCCGCCGCCGCTTCGGCCTGCAATCGATCACGCTGGGAGGCAGTGCGCTGCTGGCTGGCAACGCACTGGCCGCCAGCCCGGCACCGGCAGCGGCCCCTAACCAGACTTCAGGTCCGGTGCAGCAGGGCGGCCTCAGCCCCCGGCTGACCATGCACGCGCTCGACACCTGGCACGGCACGCCTGCCTCCGGCATGCGCGTGGACATGTACCGCGTCGACGAAGGCCCGCCACGCTTGCTGCAGACGGTCACGCTGGCCGCCAACGGCCGCAGCGAACCGCCGCTGCTGATCGGCGACACCTACCGCACCGGCACCTACGAACTGGTGCTGCACGTGGACGAATATTTCGCGGCCCGCAAGGCCAACCTGCCGCAGCCGCTGTTCCTGTCGAAGATCCCGCTGCGCTTGCGCGTGACGGACGCCAGCCAGCGCATCCACCTGCCCGTGCTGTTCGGGCCGTGGAGCTACAACTACTACCGCGGCAGCTGA
- the uraH gene encoding hydroxyisourate hydrolase, with protein MAGISTHVLDVSLGKPIAGMQIELFDVGTQPPKLIAKARTNKDGRTDTPMLPPTQARTGDFELRFRVADYFKTPDIFSDIVPVRFTIADAAQHYHVPLLCSPWSFGTYRGS; from the coding sequence ATGGCAGGCATCAGCACTCACGTACTCGACGTATCGCTTGGCAAACCGATTGCCGGCATGCAGATCGAACTGTTCGACGTCGGCACGCAGCCCCCGAAGCTGATCGCAAAGGCGCGGACCAACAAGGACGGCCGCACCGACACGCCCATGCTTCCCCCCACCCAGGCGCGCACCGGCGATTTCGAACTGCGTTTCCGGGTGGCGGACTACTTCAAGACGCCGGACATCTTCTCCGACATCGTGCCCGTGCGCTTCACCATTGCGGACGCCGCGCAGCACTACCACGTGCCGCTGCTGTGTTCGCCATGGAGCTTCGGCACATATCGGGGCAGTTGA
- a CDS encoding DUF305 domain-containing protein → MKKPLPVIVLAAMALTVGSTCLAGGVPAVPDGHAHAPMARQPEPYVASTAKPFAQRMDDAMAVMDAGMHAAAMNGEPDHDFVAMMIPHHQGAIDMAKALLLDTRDPELRNLAQGIITDQQNEIRLMQAWLARHPKPAPGITPAPANSH, encoded by the coding sequence ATGAAGAAGCCCCTGCCCGTTATCGTGCTCGCCGCCATGGCCTTGACGGTCGGGTCGACCTGCCTGGCAGGCGGCGTGCCTGCGGTGCCGGATGGTCATGCCCATGCGCCCATGGCGCGGCAGCCGGAACCCTATGTCGCCAGCACCGCGAAGCCTTTCGCGCAACGCATGGACGACGCCATGGCGGTCATGGATGCAGGCATGCACGCGGCAGCCATGAACGGCGAGCCGGACCATGACTTCGTCGCGATGATGATCCCGCATCACCAGGGGGCCATCGACATGGCCAAGGCATTGCTGCTCGACACCCGCGATCCGGAACTGCGCAACCTCGCGCAGGGCATCATTACCGACCAGCAAAACGAAATCCGCCTGATGCAAGCCTGGCTCGCCCGCCATCCGAAGCCCGCGCCAGGCATCACCCCGGCGCCCGCCAATTCTCACTGA
- a CDS encoding Fic family protein, with amino-acid sequence MAHAPLGYSALIAKFKLRVPPLHSTSELSDKTGVLSTHTGADGSVKTVYPRNRYRGDDTTVDHLTFALRREPLNLTVLAALFEHQAAVEEVRQWLAASPGSRYARLGGFYAKWLAGAEFDYKLPAGTARVAALDEADYVTGTSQLDAQFGILNNHLGPAAFCPLVRRTGRLEAFIGADLPGKIAAAINRLEPEVLARAVDYLYLAETRSTYSIEKELPDNQRVARFRRLLEFAGAAVPLDEAQFCEWQNEIISSIRAEFAYRDRQNWLSRGGRLRNIADYIPPPPQQVEAMMDGLAQVAGLIKTKAAHPLVIAACVSFGFVYIHPFYDGNGRLHRFLIHHLLRQAGVTPEGVVLPVSASMLKNLPVYAGLLKDYSAPRTGLLNYVLDTDSDTILIKSPQPYWLYASFDATALCEFVFECIQQCVEEDLAMEIRYLKAFDASVARIEGWLDLRQPRLTNLIDLVVQNHGELSNRKRAKFTELSDAEIARIEEVVRDEFADYFEATAKAA; translated from the coding sequence ATGGCTCACGCTCCACTCGGCTACAGCGCCCTGATTGCAAAGTTCAAGCTTCGCGTACCGCCCCTGCATTCCACCTCGGAGCTTTCAGACAAGACGGGGGTGCTGAGCACGCATACCGGAGCGGACGGCAGCGTGAAGACCGTCTATCCGAGGAACCGTTACCGTGGCGACGACACGACGGTCGACCACCTTACTTTTGCGTTGCGCAGGGAACCGTTGAACCTGACGGTACTCGCTGCGCTATTCGAGCACCAGGCGGCGGTTGAAGAGGTGCGCCAGTGGCTGGCCGCTTCGCCCGGCTCGCGGTATGCCCGGCTCGGCGGCTTCTACGCGAAGTGGCTTGCCGGCGCCGAGTTCGACTACAAGCTGCCGGCGGGAACCGCCCGGGTTGCGGCGCTGGATGAAGCGGACTATGTCACCGGCACCAGCCAGCTCGACGCCCAGTTCGGCATCCTGAACAACCACCTCGGCCCGGCGGCATTCTGCCCCCTGGTACGTCGCACCGGGCGCCTCGAGGCATTCATCGGCGCGGACCTTCCGGGCAAGATCGCCGCCGCGATCAACCGGCTTGAACCGGAAGTGCTAGCCCGCGCGGTGGACTATCTCTACCTCGCCGAAACCCGGTCGACCTATTCGATCGAGAAGGAGCTGCCCGACAACCAGCGGGTCGCCAGGTTCAGGCGCCTGCTGGAGTTTGCCGGTGCCGCGGTGCCGCTCGACGAGGCGCAGTTCTGCGAATGGCAGAACGAGATCATTTCATCGATCCGGGCGGAGTTTGCCTATCGCGATCGCCAGAACTGGCTCTCGCGCGGCGGACGGCTGCGCAACATCGCCGACTACATCCCTCCGCCCCCGCAGCAGGTCGAGGCGATGATGGATGGCCTGGCACAGGTTGCTGGCCTGATCAAGACGAAAGCGGCGCACCCGTTAGTCATCGCGGCATGCGTTTCATTCGGCTTTGTCTACATCCACCCGTTCTATGACGGCAACGGGCGGCTTCACCGCTTCCTGATCCACCATCTGTTGCGCCAGGCCGGCGTGACGCCGGAAGGGGTGGTGTTGCCGGTATCGGCCAGCATGCTGAAGAACCTGCCGGTCTACGCAGGTCTGCTGAAGGACTACTCGGCGCCCCGCACGGGGCTGCTGAACTACGTCCTGGACACGGACAGCGATACGATCCTCATCAAGTCGCCGCAGCCCTATTGGCTCTATGCGTCGTTCGATGCGACAGCGCTTTGCGAGTTTGTCTTCGAATGCATCCAGCAGTGCGTCGAGGAAGACCTTGCGATGGAGATCCGCTACCTGAAGGCGTTCGATGCCAGCGTGGCCCGGATCGAAGGATGGCTGGACCTGCGCCAGCCGCGACTCACCAACCTGATCGACCTGGTCGTGCAGAACCACGGCGAGCTATCGAACCGCAAGCGCGCGAAATTCACCGAGTTGTCCGATGCGGAGATTGCGCGGATAGAAGAGGTGGTGCGCGACGAATTCGCGGACTACTTCGAAGCCACGGCGAAGGCGGCCTGA
- a CDS encoding tripartite tricarboxylate transporter substrate-binding protein, protein MKKTSFKRIWTRLARTLPPAIATAALALSPMAGAAPADTAAAVPPLMRIVVPFSAGASNDVIARAMAPALARRLGNTVIVENRPGVAGVLGADYVAKSPRDGSVLLLTSSTFLTAAATQARSPYDPLTAFAPVALVADGPLLLAVSSTIAASKSIRTPAELIAAARAKPGAITYGSAGVGSLGQLATELLCDTSKVQMMHVPYKGAANALIDLAAGQIDVMMSNYSSIATQIKSGKVKPLAVTSASPNPAFPELPPLAASVPGYGIEIWVGVLAPAGTPAALVQRLNREIGEIAASQEVRAVLEPDGSRPLAVSPAEFGARMKHDLVQWKRIAAERKIVAE, encoded by the coding sequence ATGAAGAAGACCTCTTTCAAGCGCATTTGGACCCGCCTGGCGCGCACCCTGCCGCCGGCAATCGCCACGGCCGCGCTGGCGCTCTCCCCCATGGCCGGCGCGGCGCCCGCGGACACTGCGGCCGCCGTGCCGCCACTGATGCGGATCGTGGTGCCGTTCTCGGCAGGCGCCAGCAACGACGTGATCGCGCGCGCGATGGCGCCGGCGTTGGCCAGGCGGCTCGGCAACACCGTGATCGTCGAGAACCGGCCCGGCGTGGCCGGTGTGCTGGGCGCGGATTACGTCGCCAAGTCGCCGCGCGACGGATCGGTGCTGTTGCTGACGTCGTCGACCTTCCTGACCGCGGCGGCCACGCAGGCGCGCTCGCCGTATGACCCGTTGACCGCGTTCGCGCCGGTGGCGCTGGTGGCCGACGGGCCGCTGCTGCTGGCGGTGTCGTCCACCATCGCGGCGTCGAAGTCGATCCGCACGCCCGCGGAACTGATCGCCGCCGCGCGTGCGAAGCCGGGTGCCATCACCTATGGCTCGGCCGGCGTCGGCTCGCTGGGGCAGCTTGCCACCGAACTGCTGTGCGACACGTCCAAGGTGCAGATGATGCACGTGCCATACAAGGGCGCGGCCAATGCGCTGATCGACCTGGCAGCCGGGCAGATCGATGTGATGATGTCGAACTACAGTTCGATCGCCACGCAGATCAAGTCCGGCAAGGTCAAGCCGCTGGCCGTGACGTCGGCCTCGCCGAATCCGGCTTTTCCGGAGTTGCCGCCGCTGGCGGCGTCGGTGCCGGGCTATGGCATCGAGATCTGGGTGGGCGTGCTGGCGCCCGCCGGCACGCCGGCAGCGCTGGTGCAGCGGCTCAATCGCGAGATCGGCGAGATTGCTGCCTCGCAGGAGGTGCGCGCGGTGCTGGAACCGGATGGCTCGCGTCCGTTGGCCGTGTCGCCCGCCGAGTTTGGCGCCCGGATGAAGCACGATCTTGTGCAATGGAAGCGGATCGCCGCGGAACGCAAGATCGTTGCCGAGTAA
- a CDS encoding DUF4387 domain-containing protein — translation MTTANSSTLPPAPAQKLHELAKTIRSKNAGVNKITFDIIFREAAQYERVKRSRVLSRDSMAALFGVPVARISDFVEYDPAFAIKFTMYRKRPSGSAGDGDIFGAQQYAPLLELEIPA, via the coding sequence ATGACTACTGCCAATTCATCCACCCTTCCCCCGGCGCCCGCACAGAAGCTGCACGAACTTGCCAAGACCATCCGCAGCAAGAACGCCGGCGTCAACAAGATCACCTTCGACATCATCTTCCGCGAGGCGGCGCAGTATGAGCGCGTCAAGCGCTCGCGGGTACTGAGCCGCGACAGCATGGCCGCGCTGTTCGGTGTACCGGTGGCGCGCATCAGCGATTTCGTCGAATACGATCCGGCCTTCGCGATCAAGTTCACCATGTACCGGAAGCGCCCGAGTGGCAGCGCCGGCGACGGCGACATCTTCGGCGCCCAGCAGTACGCGCCGCTGCTGGAACTGGAGATCCCCGCCTGA
- a CDS encoding acyclic terpene utilization AtuA family protein: MQSLKIICPNGHLGFAPLRTGSFEIGVAAGPDYIAADSGSDDVGPVPLGSDTSTSPEAWQRHDLEHMLLASRRLGVPMIIGSAGDTGTNSRVDLYVNIIRELAQRHGLKRFRIGYFYSEVPTSLVREKLGAGETIRGLDGFADLTLSELDSTDRIVAMAGVHPYLELLRQGADVIIGGRSSDAAVFAAPALHHGFAADHAYYLGKVLECASFCAEPYGGKETVLGEITGDDVRVTAMHPDQRCTVASVAGHAMYERSNPFEEFVAGGRLDMRHCRYEQLDPRTTRITGSRFEPDQVVRVKLEGAGKVGERYVGLCGIRDPYTIANVDRVIAWARDQVRARFGDTGYELHYNVYGRDGVMGELEPLRDRPGHELCVMVQGVAPTREMAEEVAMIGLRQMFYARLPDVKGTAGSVSFPLDEVLRASPAYRWTLNHTMAVHDPLALFPTHVVEAGI, from the coding sequence ATGCAGTCGCTGAAGATCATTTGCCCTAACGGCCATCTCGGCTTTGCGCCGCTGCGCACCGGCAGCTTCGAGATCGGCGTGGCCGCGGGGCCGGACTACATCGCGGCCGATTCGGGCAGCGATGACGTGGGCCCGGTGCCGCTCGGCTCGGATACCTCGACCAGCCCCGAGGCGTGGCAGCGCCACGACCTGGAACACATGCTGCTGGCCTCGCGGCGCCTGGGCGTGCCGATGATCATCGGCTCGGCTGGCGACACGGGCACCAACAGCCGGGTCGACCTCTACGTCAACATCATCCGCGAGCTGGCGCAACGGCACGGACTCAAGCGCTTTCGCATCGGCTATTTCTACTCCGAGGTTCCGACGTCGCTGGTGCGTGAAAAGCTCGGCGCAGGCGAGACCATCCGGGGCCTCGACGGCTTTGCCGACCTGACGCTGTCCGAGCTGGACAGCACCGACCGCATCGTCGCCATGGCGGGCGTGCATCCGTATCTCGAACTGCTGCGCCAGGGGGCGGACGTGATCATCGGCGGCCGCAGTTCCGACGCCGCCGTGTTTGCCGCGCCGGCGCTGCACCACGGCTTCGCGGCGGACCATGCCTACTACCTGGGCAAGGTGCTGGAGTGTGCGTCTTTCTGCGCGGAACCGTATGGCGGCAAGGAAACGGTACTGGGCGAGATCACCGGTGACGACGTCCGTGTCACGGCGATGCACCCGGACCAGCGCTGCACCGTTGCCTCGGTGGCGGGGCATGCCATGTACGAGCGGTCCAATCCATTCGAGGAATTCGTCGCGGGCGGCAGGCTCGACATGCGCCATTGCCGCTACGAGCAGCTCGACCCGCGCACGACCCGCATTACCGGCTCGCGTTTCGAACCTGACCAGGTCGTGCGCGTCAAGCTGGAAGGCGCCGGCAAGGTCGGCGAACGGTACGTGGGACTTTGCGGCATCCGCGACCCGTACACGATTGCCAATGTGGACCGCGTGATTGCCTGGGCCCGGGACCAGGTGCGCGCGCGCTTTGGCGACACCGGCTACGAGCTGCACTACAACGTCTACGGACGCGACGGCGTGATGGGCGAACTGGAGCCGCTGCGCGACCGTCCCGGCCATGAACTGTGCGTCATGGTGCAAGGCGTGGCGCCCACCCGCGAGATGGCGGAGGAAGTGGCGATGATCGGCCTGCGCCAGATGTTCTACGCGCGCCTGCCTGACGTCAAAGGCACGGCCGGCTCTGTGTCGTTCCCGCTGGACGAGGTGCTGCGTGCCAGCCCCGCCTATCGCTGGACGCTGAACCACACGATGGCGGTGCACGATCCGCTGGCACTGTTCCCCACCCATGTTGTCGAGGCCGGCATCTGA
- a CDS encoding sigma-54 interaction domain-containing protein, translating to MNAPLQLVGNHPSIVALRDLIARVASSQARTVLLYGETGTGKSLVARMLHEQSSRAGAEFIDINCAAIPAQLLESELFGHERGAFTGAVGKKEGLIEAGNGGTVFLDEVRELDLVMQSKLLTLLDTRRFRRVGAVKPISVDARFIAATNKILLSEVNAGKFREDLYYRLQVIAINIPPLRERGDDILLLALAALQRYNRQYGSRMERLHPEVERIFRAYRWPGNVRELENLLERICLLEQGDSVLPVHLPARILRATGGADTPGTTTAPLADLAPVACAASPAASTALADGLDYHAATAQFQAALVGQALATCHGNLAEAARRLGLSRHALRHQMTKLGLAAG from the coding sequence ATGAACGCCCCACTGCAACTCGTCGGAAACCATCCATCGATCGTCGCCTTGCGCGACCTCATTGCCCGCGTGGCCAGCAGCCAGGCCCGCACGGTCTTGCTGTACGGCGAGACCGGCACCGGCAAGAGCCTGGTGGCTCGCATGCTGCATGAGCAATCAAGCCGCGCCGGTGCGGAATTTATCGACATCAACTGCGCGGCGATCCCGGCGCAATTGCTGGAATCCGAGCTGTTCGGCCACGAGCGCGGCGCCTTCACCGGTGCAGTCGGCAAGAAGGAAGGGTTGATCGAGGCCGGCAATGGCGGCACCGTATTCCTGGACGAGGTACGGGAGTTGGACCTGGTGATGCAGTCCAAGCTGCTGACGCTGCTCGATACCCGGCGTTTCCGCCGGGTCGGCGCGGTCAAGCCGATCAGCGTGGATGCGCGCTTTATCGCCGCCACCAACAAGATCCTCCTCAGCGAGGTCAACGCCGGCAAGTTCCGCGAAGACCTGTATTACCGGCTGCAGGTCATCGCTATCAATATCCCGCCCTTGCGTGAGCGCGGCGACGACATCCTGCTGCTCGCGCTTGCCGCGCTGCAGCGCTACAACCGCCAGTACGGCAGCCGGATGGAACGGCTCCACCCGGAAGTCGAGCGGATCTTCCGCGCGTATCGCTGGCCGGGCAATGTGCGCGAGCTGGAAAACCTGCTGGAACGCATCTGCCTGCTCGAGCAAGGCGATAGCGTGCTGCCGGTGCATCTGCCGGCGCGGATCCTGCGCGCGACCGGCGGGGCTGACACCCCTGGCACGACCACCGCGCCCCTGGCCGATCTCGCGCCGGTTGCCTGCGCCGCATCGCCCGCGGCAAGCACGGCGCTGGCGGATGGCCTGGACTACCACGCCGCCACGGCGCAATTCCAGGCCGCGCTGGTCGGTCAGGCCCTGGCAACATGCCACGGCAACCTTGCCGAGGCGGCGCGCCGGCTTGGCCTGAGCCGCCACGCCCTCCGGCACCAGATGACCAAGCTTGGCCTGGCCGCAGGCTGA